In a single window of the Osmerus eperlanus chromosome 2, fOsmEpe2.1, whole genome shotgun sequence genome:
- the LOC134038236 gene encoding uncharacterized protein LOC134038236, whose protein sequence is MKVTLPAEAVKPGFSFEKDQHQQIQIQSEYLYLLIHTNMTGFNQRFIAPQSMWAEDDFTLPPGVLNFDKPKAGRTYIMYHGTTRHAALAIQANGFRRSRGGMLGPGVYLSRDLQKASRYPLDLREHERVVLRVKVNVGKVKKIDHKNHPDQTTWHDRGYDTAWVPPNCGMVRSGLEEDCVWDPARITVLNIIYPQFIQVEATRNQDDNVPLFLCVACAVGVVLCLLLGLKSPLPASKYCLARAASPIQDNMYKPALQVSQCTRAEDDFTLPPGVTPLDHPEPKSGWTYIMYHGTSQDAAKAIRRNGFRRSRGGMLGPGVYLSRDLQKASRYPLELPEHERVVLRVKVNVGKVKKIDHKNHPDQTTWHDRGYDTAWVPPNCGMVRSGLEEDCVWDPDRITVMGTIAPKVVRPSPARSHLEFPSYSDFRSYPEFRSYPEFPPQNSFMPWHSSREVETLHNVFDDLSLEQSSSETCLCGKVCKNLHGLRIHQGKMKCLGN, encoded by the exons ATGAAAGTGACACTGCCTGCCGAAGCCGTGAAACCTGGTTTTTCGTTTGAAAAAGATCAACACCAGCAAATCCAAATCCAGAGTGAGTATCTGTATCT CCTTATCCACACAAACATGACTGGCTTCAACCAAAGGTTCATTGCGCCTCAATCCATGTGGGCAGAGGATGACTTCACTCTCCCACCAGGGGTGTTGAACTTTGACAAACCCAAGGCTGGTCGGACCTACATCATGTACCATGGCACCACTAGACATGCTGCTCTTGCCATACAGGCTAATGGGTTCCGGCGATCCAGAGGAGGCATGTTGGGTCCAGGGGTGTACCTCAGCCGAGACCTGCAGAAGGCTAGCAGATACCCACTAGATTTGCGTGAGCATGAGAGGGTTGTTCTGAGGGTGAAGGTCAATGTTGGCAAAGTGAAAAAAATAGACCACAAGAACCACCCAGATCAGACAACCTGGCATGATCGTGGTTATGACACGGCCTGGGTTCCACCTAACTGTGGCATGGTGAGGAGTGGCCTGGAAGAAGACTGCGTTTGGGATCCAGCCCGCATCACTGTTCTTAACATCATCTATCCTCAGTTCATACAAGTAGAGGCAACCAGAAACCAAGATGACAATGTTCCCCTCTTCTTATGTGTTGCCTGTGCTGTTGGTGTTGTATTGTGCCTACTTCTGGGCCTGAAA TCACCATTACCCGCCTCAAAATACTGCCTAGCGAGAGCTGCATCACCAATTCAAGA TAATATGTACAAGCCAGCGCTCCAAGTGTCTCAGTGCACCCGGGCAGAGGATGACTTCACTCTCCCCCCAGGGGTGACACCACTCGATCATCCAGAACCCAAGTCTGGTTGGACCTACATCATGTACCACGGTACCAGCCAAGACGCTGCTAAAGCTATACGGAGGAATGGGTTCCGGCGATCCAGAGGAGGCATGTTGGGTCCAGGGGTGTATCTCAGCCGAGACCTGCAGAAGGCTAGCAGATACCCACTAGAGTTGCCTGAGCATGAGAGGGTTGTTCTGAGGGTGAAGGTCAATGTTGGCAAAGTGAAAAAAATAGACCACAAGAACCACCCAGATCAGACAACCTGGCATGATCGTGGTTATGACACGGCCTGGGTTCCACCTAACTGTGGCATGGTGAGGAGTGGCCTGGAAGAAGACTGCGTTTGGGATCCAGACCGCATCACTGTGATGGGCACCATCGCTCCTAAGGTTGTGCGGCCATCACCGGCCAGATCACATCTGGAATTCCCATCATATTCAGACTTCCGATCCTATCCGGAATTCCGATCCTACCCGGAATTCCCACCACAAAATAGTTTTATGCCTTGGCATTCTAGCCGTGAAGTCGAAACTCTACATAATGTCTTTGATGATCTGTCGCTTGAGCAATCATCATCGGaaacgtgtttgtgtgggaaaGTCTGTAAGAACCTCCATGGCCTCAGAATTCACCAAGGAAAGATGAAATGTTTAGGAAACTGA